One window of the Pyrus communis chromosome 17, drPyrComm1.1, whole genome shotgun sequence genome contains the following:
- the LOC137721935 gene encoding uncharacterized protein: MTALVNTMFKKQIGVTMEVYVDNIMVKGKQRLDHICNLAKNFAILRKYNMKLNPAKCTFGVSSGRFLRYSKIEKLILALVVTTQKLRPYFQGHSVIVMTKYPLRSVLHSPNASQQALVDFIAEFTPSIKDAATQPESTSETAEHAIAVLAPPNGHFWHLQVDRSSNHQGSGACLVFTTPDDSILEQAIILSFKASNNEVEYETLLAGLRLAKNLTVKKLMTYSDSQLITNQTSGDSTAKHPRMAQYLKKVRE, from the exons ATGACCGCACTCGTAAACACGATGTTCAAGAAGCAGATCGGAGTCACCATGGAAGTTTACGTCGACAACATCATGGTTAAAGGCAAGCAGCGGTTAGACCACATTTGCAACTTGGCAAAAAATTTTGCCATTCTCCGAAAATACAACATGAAGCTCAACCCAGCCAAGTGCACATTTGGCGTTTCTTCAGGGCGATTCTTAAG ATACTCGAAGATTGAAAAGTTAATTTTGGCGCTAGTTGTTACAACTCAGAAGCTCAGACCCTACTTTCAAGGGCATTCGGTCATCGTCATGACCAAGTACCCACTGCGATCAGTTTTGCACAGTCCAAACGCCTCTCAACAA GCATTGGTGGACTTCATAGCAGAATTCACCCCAAGCATAAAGGATGCAGCAACACAGCCTGAAAGCACCTCGGAGACAGCCGAGCATGCCATAGCCGTACTAGCCCCACCTAATGGACATTTTTGGCATTTGCAAGTCGATAGATCATCCAACCATCAAGGATCGGGGGCATGCCTAGTTTTTACTACCCCAGACGACTCAATACTTGAGCAAGCGATCATTTTAAGCTTCAAAGCATCAAACAATGAAGTGGAGTATGAAACCCTACTAGCAGGTCTCCGATTGGCAAAAAACCTAACGGTGAAGAAGCTCATGACCTATTCCGATTCCCAGCTGATTACCAACCAAACCTCAGGAGATTCTACAGCAAAGCATCCAAGGATGGCTCAATACCTCAAGAAGGTACGAGAGTAG